Proteins co-encoded in one Labilithrix sp. genomic window:
- a CDS encoding SDR family oxidoreductase has product MKSIFVTGAASGIGRASALLFGRRGFAVGCWDIDVEGARKTAESLPNASHGRIDVANEESWTAAVADFESAYGRMDVLFNCAGILRMGRFEDVAPAECRKQLEVNVMGVILGIQRSLPLLERTARAHGSSAIVNMSSASAVYGQPELAAYSATKFAVRALTEALDIELRPRGVRVCDVMPSYVDTPMVSSQTHRSKTLDRFGVKLTADDVAEVVWKAAHGRGLHHVPQPDVALLGRLGGLLPSVSRAIMHRLARR; this is encoded by the coding sequence ATGAAGTCGATCTTCGTCACAGGCGCGGCCTCGGGCATCGGCCGCGCGAGCGCGCTCCTCTTCGGCCGCCGCGGCTTCGCGGTCGGGTGCTGGGACATCGACGTCGAGGGCGCGCGCAAGACGGCGGAGTCGCTCCCGAACGCATCGCACGGCCGCATCGACGTCGCGAACGAGGAGTCGTGGACCGCGGCCGTCGCCGACTTCGAGTCCGCGTACGGCCGGATGGACGTCCTCTTCAACTGCGCGGGCATCCTGCGGATGGGCCGCTTCGAGGACGTCGCGCCGGCGGAGTGCCGGAAGCAGCTCGAGGTGAACGTGATGGGCGTCATCCTCGGGATCCAGCGGAGCCTGCCGCTCCTCGAGCGCACGGCGCGGGCCCACGGCTCGAGCGCGATCGTGAACATGTCGAGCGCGTCGGCCGTCTACGGGCAACCCGAGCTCGCCGCGTACTCCGCGACGAAGTTCGCCGTCCGCGCGCTCACGGAGGCGCTCGACATCGAGCTCCGCCCCCGCGGCGTGCGCGTCTGCGACGTGATGCCGAGCTACGTCGACACGCCGATGGTCTCGTCGCAGACGCACCGCTCGAAGACGCTCGACCGCTTCGGCGTCAAGCTCACCGCCGACGACGTCGCCGAGGTCGTATGGAAGGCGGCCCACGGTCGCGGCCTCCACCACGTCCCCCAACCCGACGTCGCCCTCCTCGGCCGCCTCGGCGGCCTCCTCCCGAGCGTGAGCCGCGCCATCATGCACCGCCTCGCCCGCCGGTAG